In Amycolatopsis endophytica, the following are encoded in one genomic region:
- a CDS encoding aminotransferase family protein — protein sequence MTAAYDRDPLETAALEHLWLHSNDLEWNELTHGGLRVFVEGRGATLTDVRGGTYLDGLSGLFVVAAGHGRTEIADAMAAQAKKIAYTAASNAANPAAITLAEKISSLTPGDLDRVFLCSGGSEAVESAMKIAKQVQVMRGFGKRYKIIARRGSYHGTTFGAASLTGSADERYFGPFMAGVSKVPSPNHYRNVFGLTGEAGDIMCARFVEQEILTQGPEHVAAVIGEPISVANGTHLPGPVYWRMLREICDRYGVLLIMDEVITGWGRTGTWFAAEHYGVVPDLMTMAKGLSSGYAPIAAVAARSSLFDDFRPDGRALNHLITFGGHAVAAAAALKNIEILERENLVERSAEMGTYLFELAQRLREHPTVGDVRGGQGLLCAIDFVKDKSTKQAWGTSHPFIKFLALRTQEEGLVTRVWDVLHLAPPFVLTREEAERAIEIVDRCLTEAEHKFADEIA from the coding sequence ATGACCGCAGCGTACGACCGGGACCCGCTGGAGACCGCCGCGCTGGAACACCTGTGGCTGCACAGCAACGACCTCGAGTGGAACGAGCTCACGCACGGCGGGCTCCGGGTGTTCGTCGAAGGGCGTGGCGCGACGCTGACCGACGTACGCGGCGGCACCTACCTCGACGGGCTGTCCGGCCTGTTCGTCGTCGCCGCGGGCCACGGGCGCACCGAGATCGCGGACGCGATGGCGGCACAGGCCAAGAAGATCGCCTACACCGCCGCGTCCAACGCGGCCAACCCCGCCGCGATCACGTTGGCGGAAAAGATCAGTTCGCTGACCCCGGGCGATCTGGACCGCGTGTTCCTGTGTTCCGGGGGCTCGGAGGCCGTCGAGAGCGCGATGAAGATCGCCAAGCAGGTCCAGGTGATGCGCGGCTTCGGCAAGCGGTACAAGATCATCGCCCGGCGCGGGTCCTATCACGGCACCACGTTCGGCGCCGCCAGCCTGACCGGCAGCGCCGACGAGAGGTACTTCGGACCGTTCATGGCCGGCGTGAGCAAGGTCCCCTCCCCCAACCACTACCGCAACGTCTTCGGCCTGACGGGCGAAGCCGGCGACATCATGTGCGCCCGCTTCGTCGAGCAGGAGATCCTGACCCAGGGCCCCGAGCACGTCGCGGCGGTCATCGGCGAGCCGATCTCGGTCGCCAACGGCACCCACCTGCCCGGCCCCGTCTACTGGCGGATGCTGCGCGAGATCTGCGACCGCTACGGCGTCCTGCTCATCATGGACGAGGTCATCACCGGCTGGGGCCGCACCGGCACGTGGTTCGCCGCCGAGCACTACGGCGTAGTGCCCGACCTGATGACCATGGCGAAGGGACTGTCCAGCGGCTACGCGCCGATCGCCGCGGTCGCGGCGCGCTCGTCGCTGTTCGACGACTTCCGGCCGGACGGCCGGGCGCTCAACCACCTGATCACCTTCGGCGGTCACGCCGTCGCCGCGGCGGCCGCGCTCAAGAACATCGAGATCCTCGAACGGGAAAACCTCGTCGAGCGTTCGGCCGAGATGGGCACCTACCTGTTCGAACTGGCCCAGCGGCTGCGCGAGCACCCGACGGTCGGCGACGTCCGCGGCGGGCAGGGCCTGTTGTGCGCCATCGACTTCGTCAAGGACAAGAGCACGAAGCAGGCGTGGGGCACCTCGCACCCGTTCATCAAGTTCCTGGCACTGCGCACCCAGGAAGAGGGTCTGGTGACGCGGGTGTGGGACGTGCTGCACCTCGCGCCGCCGTTCGTCCTGACCCGCGAGGAGGCCGAGCGGGCGATCGAGATCGTCGACCGCTGCCTCACCGAGGCGGAACACAAGTTCGCCGACGAGATCGCCTGA
- a CDS encoding FadR/GntR family transcriptional regulator, with product MPEPVGLSVSGLSPRAVALPPPEVDANRYVADLVRREIRLGLLPPGSALPSEREFAEMLGVGRTPVQLAFRQLRSEGLIEQRRGRGGGAFVRGASEDESRFHGVISEAVRNRDEIRLAMEYRCLVEPAVARLASERRTAAELTALQSAHDQLRESPDDASFMRSDAVFHLTLAHITANPFLVRGIEESRQCCHPALALLPEGGTFHEATIAEHDEILAAVRGREPAEAERAMRAHVERSMWSVQKLLATLRERHPEPSA from the coding sequence GTGCCTGAGCCGGTGGGGTTGAGCGTCAGCGGGTTGTCTCCGCGTGCGGTCGCGTTGCCGCCCCCGGAGGTCGACGCCAACCGGTACGTGGCCGACCTCGTGCGCCGGGAGATCCGGCTGGGGCTGTTGCCGCCGGGGTCGGCACTGCCCTCGGAGCGGGAGTTCGCCGAGATGCTCGGCGTCGGCCGCACGCCGGTCCAGCTGGCGTTCCGGCAGCTGCGGTCGGAAGGCCTGATCGAACAGCGCCGCGGCCGCGGCGGTGGCGCGTTCGTCCGGGGCGCGAGCGAGGACGAGTCACGCTTTCATGGCGTGATCTCCGAAGCGGTCCGCAACCGCGACGAGATCCGGCTGGCGATGGAGTACCGGTGCCTGGTGGAGCCTGCCGTGGCGAGGCTGGCGAGCGAGCGGCGCACGGCCGCGGAACTGACCGCGCTCCAGTCCGCGCACGACCAGCTGCGCGAGTCGCCGGACGACGCGTCGTTCATGCGCAGCGACGCGGTCTTCCACCTCACGCTGGCCCACATCACCGCCAACCCGTTCCTCGTGCGCGGCATCGAGGAGTCCCGCCAGTGCTGTCACCCCGCGCTCGCGCTGCTCCCGGAGGGCGGCACCTTCCACGAAGCCACCATCGCCGAACACGACGAGATCCTGGCGGCCGTGCGCGGCCGGGAGCCTGCCGAGGCGGAACGCGCCATGCGTGCCCACGTCGAACGCAGCATGTGGAGCGTGCAGAAACTGCTCGCCACGCTCAGGGAACGCCACCCGGAACCCTCTGCCTGA
- a CDS encoding glutamine synthetase family protein encodes MSATATTPAGTPPADVRSLLLLFPDLHGGLRGKMVEPRLVDDRARAEGLPTTDLLLAVDPRDEPITTLPSMGLNGGAKDLLLRPDETTWRPVPWFPDSALLLGDLHETSGLPCEVSPRQVLRRALGALADQGLRVRAAFEFEFRLFRAGGWEPATSGLSYSPLTLSEVAGFLGTLRHYADALRLDLSVVHAEGAPGLIEVNVDPQDGLAAADTAALLRLAAAEAARPHGLRASFLAKPFAREEGSSAHVHFSLWDESGANVLRSAETDLEDETYRRIAWGVLANLPALSLVYNPTINSYKRLVPGYFAPVRASCGTDDRSFALRALLRGPSSSRFELRRPGADCNPYLTLAAIAASVHLGLIEPSIPDRGGLDRYDEPLPSSLDGAVAEFRRRDAGLDKVLGAGFCEYYLRTREWELHAWQNAVTEWERERYS; translated from the coding sequence ATGTCTGCGACAGCCACCACCCCCGCGGGCACGCCGCCCGCCGACGTGCGCTCGCTCCTGCTGCTCTTCCCCGACCTGCACGGCGGCCTGCGCGGCAAGATGGTCGAACCCCGGCTCGTCGACGACCGGGCGCGCGCCGAGGGGCTGCCGACCACCGACCTGCTGCTCGCCGTGGATCCCCGGGACGAACCGATCACGACACTGCCGTCCATGGGGCTCAACGGCGGCGCGAAGGACCTGCTGCTGCGGCCCGACGAGACCACTTGGCGGCCGGTGCCGTGGTTCCCGGATTCCGCACTGCTGCTGGGAGATCTCCACGAAACCAGCGGCCTGCCGTGCGAGGTCAGCCCGCGCCAGGTGTTGCGGCGCGCACTGGGAGCGCTCGCCGACCAGGGACTTCGCGTGCGGGCGGCGTTCGAGTTCGAGTTCCGGCTGTTTCGGGCCGGTGGGTGGGAACCCGCCACCTCCGGTCTCAGCTACAGCCCGTTGACGTTGTCCGAGGTCGCCGGGTTCCTCGGCACGCTGCGGCACTACGCCGACGCCCTCCGGCTGGACCTGTCCGTGGTGCACGCGGAGGGGGCGCCCGGCCTCATCGAGGTCAACGTCGACCCGCAGGACGGCCTGGCCGCCGCCGACACGGCCGCGCTGCTCCGCCTCGCCGCGGCCGAGGCGGCCCGGCCGCACGGGCTGCGGGCGAGTTTCCTGGCCAAACCGTTCGCGCGGGAGGAAGGGTCGAGCGCGCACGTGCACTTCTCGCTGTGGGACGAGAGTGGTGCCAACGTGTTGCGGTCGGCCGAGACGGACCTGGAAGACGAGACCTACCGCCGGATCGCCTGGGGGGTCCTGGCGAACCTGCCCGCGCTGAGCCTGGTCTACAACCCCACGATCAACTCCTACAAACGGCTCGTGCCCGGCTACTTCGCGCCGGTGCGGGCGTCCTGCGGCACCGACGACCGGTCGTTCGCGTTGCGTGCCCTGCTGCGCGGTCCCAGTTCGAGCCGCTTCGAGCTGCGACGCCCCGGCGCGGACTGCAACCCCTACCTGACACTGGCGGCCATCGCGGCCTCGGTCCACCTCGGACTCATCGAACCGTCCATTCCGGACCGTGGCGGACTGGACCGGTACGACGAACCGCTGCCGTCCAGCCTCGACGGTGCCGTGGCCGAGTTCCGGCGGCGCGACGCCGGACTGGACAAGGTGCTCGGCGCCGGATTCTGCGAATACTACCTGCGCACGCGCGAATGGGAACTGCACGCGTGGCAGAACGCCGTCACCGAGTGGGAACGGGAACGGTATTCGTGA